A stretch of Mya arenaria isolate MELC-2E11 chromosome 14, ASM2691426v1 DNA encodes these proteins:
- the LOC128217589 gene encoding putative alpha-L-fucosidase isoform X2 produces the protein MSHLNSILRMCIGYKLPIYLLFVTLIGLSAQYAPNWASLDTRPLPNWYDEGKIGIFVVWGLYAVPALQNEWFWEMWHDQHNEEIVKYMQDNYKPDFTYQDFAAEFTADLFDPEDWADIFNASGAK, from the exons ATGAGT CATTTGAACTCTATCCTGAGAATGTGTATCGGGTACAAACTGCCGATATATCTGCTGTTTGTGACTTTAATAGGCTTATCAGCTCAGTATGCCCCAAACTGGGCTTCTCTGGACACAAGACCTTTGCCGAACTGGTATGACGAGGGGAAGATTGGTATTTTTGTAGTATGGGGCTTGTACGCGGTCCCTGCCCTCCAGAATGAGTGGTTCTGGGAAATGTGGCATGATCAGCACAATGAGGAAATCGTTAAATACATGCAAGACAATTACAAACCTGATTTCACATACCAGGACTTTGCTGCTGAGTTTACTGCTGATCTGTTTGATCCAGAGGATTGGGCGGATATATTTAATGCTTCCGGGGCAAAGTAA
- the LOC128217589 gene encoding putative alpha-L-fucosidase isoform X1, with the protein MRFISVVDDLSHLNSILRMCIGYKLPIYLLFVTLIGLSAQYAPNWASLDTRPLPNWYDEGKIGIFVVWGLYAVPALQNEWFWEMWHDQHNEEIVKYMQDNYKPDFTYQDFAAEFTADLFDPEDWADIFNASGAK; encoded by the exons ATGAGATTTATCTCAGTTGTTGATGATTTATCA CATTTGAACTCTATCCTGAGAATGTGTATCGGGTACAAACTGCCGATATATCTGCTGTTTGTGACTTTAATAGGCTTATCAGCTCAGTATGCCCCAAACTGGGCTTCTCTGGACACAAGACCTTTGCCGAACTGGTATGACGAGGGGAAGATTGGTATTTTTGTAGTATGGGGCTTGTACGCGGTCCCTGCCCTCCAGAATGAGTGGTTCTGGGAAATGTGGCATGATCAGCACAATGAGGAAATCGTTAAATACATGCAAGACAATTACAAACCTGATTTCACATACCAGGACTTTGCTGCTGAGTTTACTGCTGATCTGTTTGATCCAGAGGATTGGGCGGATATATTTAATGCTTCCGGGGCAAAGTAA